One region of Eupeodes corollae chromosome 1, idEupCoro1.1, whole genome shotgun sequence genomic DNA includes:
- the LOC129941184 gene encoding lethal(2)neighbour of tid protein 2, whose product MAPRPGQTRHINRKLNHVNKYSISYLYNKYVTIEFLKYLIFDPRAMSIVGALILIGELIVNILVIHKVPYTEIDWIAYMQECEGFLNGTTNYALLKGDTGPLVYPAGFVYIYSALYYITSHGSNVRLAQYIFAFIYLLQIYLVIRLYAKSSKVPPYVLVLSVFTSYRIHSIYTLRLFNDPIAMLFLYLAINLFLDQRWTYGSICFSLGVSIKMNVLLFAPAVLLLFITNLGYLRALQQLIVCASIQFVLGAPFLLSYPWAYIKGSFDLGRVFEHKWTVNYRFLSRSTFESKVFHLSLLGLHLGLLILFASVTFNFFKSYCRLRELQKQLEPQVKRKNLEAKMMKVKKPAPKDTSEEITPDQQSFLDSFEKSLKKSSGQTKPNKMAQDSKQELDTADEPEKYSIQFDKCTQLALLPLFLCNFIGVICARSLHYQFYVWYFHSLPYLVWCTSFNLGTRYLILGLIEFCWNTYPSTNFSSAMLHFCHFVLLLGVARNVFQTKVVSEKLNKSQ is encoded by the exons ATGGCTCCGAGGCCAGGTCAAACGCGGCATATTAACCGAAAATTAAATCACGtcaataaatattcaataagtTACTTGTACAATAAATATGTaactattgaatttttgaagtacTTAATCTTCGATCCAAGGGCTATGTCCATTGTTGGTGCTCTAATTCTTATCGGCGAATTGATAGTAAATATTCTAGTCATACACAAAGTGCCGTACACAGAAATAGACTGGATTGCATATATGCAGGAATGTGAAGGATTTCTGAATGGAACTACAAATTATGCACTTCTCAAAG GTGACACTGGGCCCTTGGTCTATCCTGCCGGTTTTGTATACATCTACAGCGCTCTATACTACATCACTTCACATGGCTCAAATGTTCGTCTGGCGCaatatatttttgcatttatatatttattgcaaatttatCTTGTAATTCGTTTGTATGCAAAAAGCAGCAAGGTACCTCCGTATGTCCTCGTACTAAGTGTATTTACATCATACCGCATTCATTCTATATACACCCTGCGACTCTTCAACGATCCCATTGCAATGTTATTCCTATACTTGGCCATCAATTTGTTCCTAGATCAACGATGGACCTATGGCAGTATATGCTTCAGTTTAGGAGTTTCTATTAAGATGAACGTATTGCTGTTCGCTCCAGCCGTCCTTCTACTATTTATAACAAACCTGGGATATCTCCGTGCCTTGCAACAACTCATTGTTTGTGCAAGTATACAATTTGTTCTTGGAGCTCCATTCTTGCTATCCTATCCATGGGCATATATCAAAGGAAGTTTTGATTTGGGACGAGTTTTTGAGCATAAATGGACAGTAAACTATCGCTTTTTGAGTCGCAGTACCTTTGAGAGCAAAGTGTTTCATCTATCATTGCTTGGGTTACATTTGGGGCTGTTAATACTTTTTGCATCGGTGACCTTTAACTTCTTTAAAAGCTATTGTCGATTACGTGAGCTACAAAAGCAATTAGAACCGCAAGTAAAGAGGAAGAACTTGGAAGCAAAGATGATGAAAGTCAAAAAACCTGCTCCTAAAGATACTTCCGAAGAAATCACACCCGATCAACAAAGCTTCCttgattcgtttgaaaaatccCTCAAAAAATCATCAGggcaaacaaaaccaaataaaatggCACAGGATTCAAAACAAGAACTAGACACCGCCGATGAACCAGAGAAGTATTCAATTCAGTTTGATAAATGCACCCAATTGGCATTATTACCGTTATTCTTATGCAACTTTATTGGAGTAATTTGTGCTAGAAGTCTTCACTATCAATTTTATGTATGGTATTTCCATTCGTTGCCTTATTTGGTTTGGTGTACGAGCTTTAATTTGGGAACACGCTACTTGATTTTGGgtcttattgaattttgttggaACACCTATCCGAGTACGAATTTCTCAAGTGCAATGTTACacttttgtcattttgttttattgcttGGTGTAGcaagaaatgtttttcaaacCAAAGTAGTGAgcgagaaattaaataaatctcaatga